One stretch of Methanomassiliicoccus luminyensis B10 DNA includes these proteins:
- a CDS encoding kelch repeat-containing protein, whose amino-acid sequence MSQRNVVLAVATLLTVMAVSDSGTFAIFYDTESSMGNRFTAWSFHGWVQSTGDDFTLGTTGSNVDTTTSPGDVSLSRGDAAQCLFAFGGGGSAGFYRYDVQSNAWATMASAPEGVTDGAALAYDQDRYIYAIRGGGHSDLWRYDVQSNSWESLASAPGPVGSGGDLVYDDGVLYVLQGGGNTGLWTYDIAAESWTTLSSTPSGVSSNGALASYQGTLYVMRGSGTLTIWTFHDGTWSSLNFPEQWLTTGMDMFLRADGKLVILWLNGNQGCGYIYDIQSKTWTRESSLDLGTNIQDGIDLAFDGSYIYALQSLDAGGYWGPFWRYVPNSGWWSWGDLAKKLPGAVGSGACLVSATAGGDHATPGVLISSVFDAGSTFVKYTALSWSAILPSGTEIRFEVRAADTESELENAAWIPVNGSSSPISDLFGRYAQWKATLTTADPTRTPVLQEVILYYMQSPRSWVQTTYADFSSGSWSNIDITTSPGSAMLTAGTAGQYIFAFQGGGSAAFHRYNVASDTWTAMTAAPGAVTDGAALAYDHGRYIYALQGGSSALWRYDMVQNSWAVLGNAPGIVGSGGDLVYDDGVLYVLQGGGGTGLWTYDIADGEWSTAINTPAGVGAGGAMVSYQGTLYVMRGGGTLGIWAYHGGTWSSLNFQEQWLVSGSDMVLGPNGKLYTFWLNGNQGCCYIYDPQLKTWNRESTLDWGTNIQDGIDLAFDGSYIYALQSTETPGSWWGPFWKCDLGSGWWAWGGIAKKLPGTVGPGASLVSVTSGGQYHTPGVLTSSTFDTGTDGAGYGTLSWTATLPPGTAVRFEIRASNTLVSGQPDAEWTPVSDPSSSLSSISGRYVQWRAILTTDETNQTPILHEVKLQYVGWDRGNGT is encoded by the coding sequence ATGAGCCAGCGAAACGTCGTCCTTGCAGTCGCTACATTATTGACCGTGATGGCGGTGAGCGACAGCGGGACCTTTGCGATATTCTATGACACCGAATCCTCGATGGGCAATAGGTTCACCGCATGGAGTTTCCATGGGTGGGTTCAGAGCACCGGGGACGACTTCACTTTGGGGACGACAGGCTCCAACGTGGACACAACGACCAGCCCGGGCGATGTATCTCTAAGTAGAGGAGATGCCGCTCAATGCCTGTTTGCCTTCGGAGGCGGAGGCTCAGCAGGCTTCTATCGTTACGATGTCCAATCCAATGCCTGGGCCACCATGGCCAGCGCCCCTGAGGGGGTGACTGACGGCGCCGCCCTGGCCTATGATCAGGACCGATACATCTACGCCATCCGCGGCGGAGGTCACAGCGACCTATGGAGATACGATGTCCAGAGCAACTCGTGGGAGTCCCTGGCCTCTGCACCCGGACCGGTAGGAAGCGGCGGCGATCTGGTATACGATGACGGCGTACTATACGTCCTCCAGGGCGGCGGCAACACCGGCCTGTGGACTTACGACATTGCCGCCGAGAGCTGGACAACATTAAGCAGCACTCCTTCCGGAGTGAGCAGCAATGGTGCTCTGGCATCATATCAGGGCACCCTATACGTCATGCGCGGCAGCGGCACCCTGACGATCTGGACCTTCCACGACGGGACCTGGTCCAGCCTTAATTTCCCGGAGCAGTGGCTCACCACCGGGATGGACATGTTCCTGAGGGCGGACGGAAAACTGGTCATCCTCTGGTTGAACGGGAACCAGGGATGCGGCTACATCTATGACATTCAATCGAAGACCTGGACCCGCGAATCGTCGCTGGACCTCGGCACGAACATACAGGACGGCATCGACCTCGCCTTCGACGGTAGCTACATCTACGCGCTTCAGTCGCTGGATGCGGGCGGATACTGGGGCCCTTTCTGGAGATACGTCCCCAACAGCGGCTGGTGGTCATGGGGGGACCTTGCCAAGAAACTGCCCGGCGCGGTGGGCTCCGGCGCGTGCCTGGTCAGCGCGACGGCGGGCGGCGACCATGCCACTCCGGGGGTCTTGATATCCTCGGTATTCGATGCCGGCAGCACCTTCGTCAAGTACACTGCGCTGTCCTGGAGCGCGATCCTTCCCTCCGGGACGGAGATACGTTTCGAGGTCAGGGCGGCGGATACAGAAAGCGAACTGGAGAATGCTGCATGGATTCCCGTGAACGGCTCGTCATCCCCGATCAGCGACCTCTTCGGCCGCTATGCGCAGTGGAAGGCCACCCTTACCACCGCCGATCCGACTCGGACCCCGGTGCTCCAGGAGGTCATACTGTACTACATGCAGTCCCCCAGGAGCTGGGTCCAGACCACCTATGCTGACTTCAGCTCGGGGTCCTGGTCCAATATCGACATCACCACCAGCCCCGGCTCCGCGATGCTGACCGCAGGGACCGCGGGCCAGTACATCTTCGCCTTCCAGGGCGGGGGCTCTGCGGCCTTCCACCGCTACAACGTGGCTTCTGACACCTGGACCGCCATGACCGCCGCTCCCGGGGCAGTTACGGACGGCGCCGCCCTGGCCTATGACCATGGCAGGTACATCTATGCCCTGCAGGGAGGGTCCAGCGCACTGTGGAGATATGATATGGTACAGAACTCCTGGGCCGTCCTGGGGAATGCGCCCGGGATAGTGGGCAGCGGCGGCGATCTGGTATACGATGACGGCGTACTATACGTCCTCCAGGGCGGGGGAGGCACCGGCCTGTGGACGTACGACATAGCTGATGGCGAGTGGTCGACGGCCATCAATACGCCCGCCGGGGTAGGTGCCGGCGGTGCCATGGTATCATATCAGGGCACCCTGTACGTCATGCGCGGCGGCGGTACCTTGGGCATATGGGCATACCACGGCGGAACCTGGTCAAGCCTGAACTTCCAGGAGCAGTGGCTTGTCTCCGGCTCAGACATGGTGCTGGGGCCGAACGGGAAGCTGTACACGTTCTGGCTGAACGGGAACCAGGGCTGTTGCTACATCTATGATCCTCAGCTGAAAACCTGGAACAGGGAATCGACATTGGATTGGGGTACGAACATACAGGACGGCATCGACCTCGCCTTCGACGGTAGCTACATCTACGCGCTTCAGTCGACGGAGACCCCGGGGTCCTGGTGGGGCCCATTCTGGAAATGTGACCTTGGCAGTGGTTGGTGGGCTTGGGGCGGTATCGCCAAGAAACTTCCCGGCACGGTAGGTCCCGGCGCAAGCCTGGTCAGCGTGACCTCGGGGGGACAATACCACACCCCCGGCGTCCTGACCTCATCAACATTCGACACCGGGACCGACGGGGCGGGATACGGCACGCTGTCATGGACCGCGACATTGCCGCCCGGCACCGCCGTCCGGTTCGAGATAAGGGCTTCCAACACCTTGGTATCAGGCCAGCCCGATGCTGAATGGACCCCGGTGAGCGATCCGAGCTCCTCCTTGAGCTCCATCTCCGGCCGGTACGTGCAGTGGAGGGCCATCCTGACCACCGATGAGACAAATCAAACGCCGATCCTCCATGAGGTCAAGCTCCAATACGTGGGCTGGGACCGTGGGAATGGGACATAA